In Caulobacter segnis ATCC 21756, the sequence CCTGGTCTACACTTGGACCGGCTCGAACCCCGCCCTGCCGCCGATCGTGCTGATGGCCCACCAGGACGTGGTGCCGGTGACGCCGGGCAGCGAGGGCCAGTGGAAGCACGCCCCCTTCGACGGCGTGATCGCTGAGGACGCGGTCTGGGGCCGCGGCGCGATCGACGACAAGGGCTCCCTGGTCACCCTGTTCGAGGCGCTGGAGGCGGTGGCCGTCGGCGGCTTCAGGCCCCTGCGGACGGTGATCATCGTCAGCGGCCACGACGAGGAGGTGCGCGGCGTCGGCGCGCGGGCGGCGGCGGCCCTGCTGAAGTCACGCGGGGTGAAGGCCCAGTTCGTGCTGGACGAGGGCATGGCCGTGGTCGCCGACCATCCGGTCACCGGCAAGCCCGCCGCCATCATCGGCACGGCCGAGAAGGGCTATGCGACCATGAAGGTCGTCGCGCCCGCGACCGGCGGCCATTCCTCGGCGCCGCCCAAGGACGGCGGCGGAGTCGTGACCCTGGCGCGCGCGGTCGAGGCCATCCACGATCACGGCTTCCCGATGAAGTTCCAGGGGCCCGGCGCCGACATGCTGAAGGCCATCGCCCCGCACGCCTCGCCCGTGGTCAAGGTCTTCGCGGCCAACACCTGGCTGTTCGCGCCGGTGCTGGTGGCGGTCACCGCCAAGACGCCGGCCGGGGCGGCCATGCTGCACACCACGATCGCGCCGACCATGCTGAAGGGCTCGCCCAAGGAAAACGTCCTGCCCCAGGACGCCACGGCCTGGATCAACTACCGCATCGCGCCCGGCGACACCTCGGCCACGGTGATGGCGCGCGCCAAATCAGCGGTCGGCGGTCTGCCGGTCGAGCTGTCCTGGAGCAAGACGCCGGACGAGCCCTCGGCCGTCTCCTCGACCAGCTCCGAGGCCTGGAAGGTTCTGGCGGGCCTGGCCGGCGACGAGAGCGAGGCCCCCGTGGTCCCGGGCCTGGTCACCGCCGGCACCGACAGTCGCTACATGGGCGGCGTGGCCAGCGACGTCTACCGCTTCCAGCCGCTGGTGCTGAAGGTGGACGAAACCAAGATCATCCACGGCACGAACGAGCACCTCAGCCTCGCCAATGTCGAGCGGATGGTCCGGTTCTATCAGCGCCTGGTCGAGACCGCCGCGTCCCGCTGAGCGACACGCCGCAGCACGATTGTCGCATTGCTCCGCCACAAGAGCTCCGGAACACGCCGATGCCCGCCGACGACGCCCAGCTCCTGACCCGAACCGCCAAGCTTCCCGCCGATCGTTTCGGCGAGGGCTTCGTGCGCGACGCCTGGTACGTGGCCTGCCTGTCCCCCGACCTGAAGCCTGGCAAGACCGCCAAGCACGAGTTCCTGGGCGAACCTGTCCTGCTGGGCCGCACGCGCCAGGGCGAGGCCTATGCGCTGGGCGACCTCTGCCCGCATCGCGCCGCCGCTCTCTCGGCCGGGCGCGTCCATCGCGAGGCCGACGGGACCGACAGCATCGAGTGCCCCTATCACGGCTGGCGCTTCGGCGCGGACGGGGCCTGCAAGGCGATCCCGTCCCTGACCGCCGACAGCGGCTTCGACATCTCCAAGGTGCGGGTGCGCCGCTATCCGGTGGTCGAAAGCCAGGGCCTGGTCTGGATCTGGATGGCCTCCGACCCGCGTCGCGCGGCCCCGCCGCCCGAGCCCCCGCCGACCATCCCCGGCGTCGTGGGCGGCAAGCCCAAGCTGGTCGACCACCTGGACTACGACGTCCATATCGACCACGCGGTGCTGGGCCTGATCGACCCGGCCCACGGCCCCTACGTCCACCAGCAGTGGTGGTGGCGCACCACGGCCAGCCAGCACGAGAAGGCCAAGACCTTCCGCCCGTCCGAGGCCGGCTTCACCATGGTCCGGCACGCGCCGTCGAAGAACTCCAAGGCCTACGCCATCCTGGGCGGCGAGCCGCTGACCGAGATCACCTTCCGCCTGCCGGGCCTGCGCTGGGAGCACGTGAGCGTTGGCGACAAGCAGGTGCTGGCCCTCTCGGCCATGACCCCGATCAACGCCCACAAGACCCGGATGAACCAGATCATCTGGTCGGATCACTGGGCCTTCCTGGCGCTCTATCCGATCATCCGGATCGCGGCCCGCGCCTTCCTGCGGCAGGACGGCAAGATCGTCGACTGCCAGACGCCGGGCCTGCGATGCAATCCGCCGCTGATGTGGGTGGGGGACGCCGACCAGCAGGCCCGCTGGTACCATCAGTGCAAGCGCGAATGGGCCGCCAGCCGCTGGGAAGGCCGCCCCTTCCGCAACCCGGTCAAGGAACAGACGCTGCGCTGGCGGACCTGAGGCCAATCCCTCTATGGTCGTGAGCGACACGTCGCGGAGCGCCCCCATCCGTCATCGCCTGCTCAACAGCCTGCGCACCCTGCCCTCCCCGCGCGGCTGGGGCTTCTGCCTCGCCGTCTCGGTCGTCGCCCTGGCGGCGATGCTCGCCATCGGCTTCTCCACCGGCCTCTACTATCTGACGCCCGCTCAGCCCGGCCTGGCGCTGCGAATGCTGACCGTGCTGCTCATCCCGGCCCTGGGCGAGGAGCTGCCGTTTCGCGGCCTGCTGACGCCCGGCCCGGGCGAGAGCCGCCGCCCCTGGCTGGAGGCGGGTTTGTCCACGGGTCTCTATGTGCTCTGGCATGTCGTGGAGGCCCTGACATTCCTGCCGGGCGCCGCGGCGGTTTTCCTGCGGCCGGACTTCCTGGCCTGCTGCGCGGTCCTGGGCCTGGGCTGCGCGATCATGAAGCTTCGTACCGGCTCGATCTGGCCCGCCGTGGCCCTGCACTGGGTCTTGGTGGTGGTCTGGCAGACCTGGCTGGGCGGCGTCAGCGCCCTCGGCTGACTCCACGAAAAAGCCCGCCCGGCATGGGGGCCGGACGGGCTCTCTCTTCGGAACGCGCCTTGAGGGACGGATGGTCGCGCCCCGAAAACTCACCCTCGCAACGACGAGGCTTAGGCGCGGTAGACGTAGGCGCTGGAGACGTAGCCGACGCCGACGCCGTCCTGGCCGACCAGGATCCACTTGCCGTCGCCGGTGCGGCCCAGGGCCTGGAAGGTCTGGCCCGAGCTCACGGCGCCCAGACGCGGCGCGCGGGTCGTGGCGGCAGAGCGCAGGTTCAGGGTCGAGCGGGCGACGTACTTGTGGCCCACCTTGACCAGCGGCTCGGCCTCGACGTTCTGGGCGTAGCGGTAGCCGCCCGACTTGTAGATCCCGCCGACCTGCTTGGCTGCGTCGCCCTTCTGCATGTTGCAGCCGACCGCCGAGCCGGCGCCCGCGCCGATCACGGCGCCGATGGCCGTGCCAGTGCCGCGATCGCCCTTGCCGGCGATCTGGTTGCCGGCCAGGCCGCCCAGCAGGCCGCCCACGATGGCGCCGACTTCCTGCTTCGAGCCCGAAGCCTTACAGCCGGTCACGCCGGCGCTGGCTTGCGGGGCGGCGGCCATGCTCAGGGCCGCCGCGGCGGCGCCGATGGTCAGGGTGATAGTCTTGGTCGTCTTGCCGAACATGAGAGAACTCCTTCGTCCCTTGGAATGTGCCCGGGGTCATCAACCCCGTGAGACAGACCATGGCAGGGTGAAGCTGAACGGTGTCGGCGACCCGACTGACAGAGTTCGTTCATGTTGGAAAAAAGTTGGGGGAGGCGGTTCGCGCCCCCTCCGTCTCGTCGCCTGACGGCGGAAGCATCGTGACGGAGGGGGCGCTTAAGTCTTCAAGCCCCCAGCGCGTAGGGCCCGCTCTTTTCCAGGGCCGCCTTCCATGCGGGGCGGGCGTGCATCTTCTCGATCCAGGCGGCGAGGTTGGGATAGTCGCCGAGCTTGCCCATGGCCTTGGCCACCTCGGGCACGAAGCTCATCTGGATGTCCGCGCCGGTCAGGCCGTCGCCGACGAAGAAGTCCCGGCCCGCCAGGCTCTGGTCGACGAAGGTCAGGTGGTTGGCGATTTCGGACTGGATGCGCGGGTGCAGCGGCGCGCCGGCCTCGCCCAGGCGGCCGACATACATGTTCAGCAGCAACGGCAGCATGGCCGAGCCTTCGGCGTAGTGCAGCCACTGCTGATAGAGGTCGTAGTCGGCGCTCTTGATGTCCGGCGCCAGGCGGCCGCCGCCATGATGGCGGATGACGTAGTCGATGATCGCACCGGACTCGATGATCACCCGGCCGGCGTCCTCGATCACCGGCGACTTGCCCAGGGAATGGATCGCGGTCAGCGACGGCGGCGCCAGGCGCGTCTGCGGATCGCGCGTGTGCTGGACGACCTCGTAGGACAGCCCCAATTCCTCCAGCAGCCAGAGGATCCGCTGCGATCGCGACTCGTTGAGGTGGTGGACCTTCAGCATCGGACTCCCCGTTTTGCGAGATTATGTTGCAGCGCGGCATTGCTCGCAGATGCGAAATGCGCCACGTTAAAAGAAAACAATTGTTTGGCTTAAAACACCTGTTTGGCCAAGGGGAGCAAGCCATGACCACGACGATCGCGCGCGATAACGCTGAGAACCTCGTCCTCCCAGGCCTGATCGGCCTGCTGCGCGAGGCCGCCGACGCGGCGGGACTGTTCGTGGCCGAAGCCAAGCCCGCTGTCCTGGCTCACATCGCCCCGGAAGGCGGAAAGGTCGACCGCAAGCTGGCCGACGTCCACCAGCACCGCGTCCACGGCTATGGCTGGTACGCCGCCTATGCCGAGCTCCTGAACCAGGTCGCCGGCTGGGCCGAGCGGCTGCAGGACGAAGGCCGCTTCGGCGAGATCGAGGCCCTGCTGGCCCAGCTGCTGTTCTCGGAATACTGCGCCCAGCTGGTCGGCGGCGTGCCGATGAACCAGGGCGAGATCGTCCGTCCGGCCCATCTGGTCGAGGACCGCGCGGTGCTGAACCGGCTCTACTCCAACGGCCTGATGAAGCTGATGGTCGAGGGCGGCACGCAAGCCGTCAAAAGCCGGATCGCCCAGCGCCTGGCCGAGGCGCGCGGCCGGCCGACGCTGGAGAACACCGGCCTCGACGAGACCTTCGAGATGATCCGCGACCAGTTCCACGCCTTCGCCGAGGAAAAGGTCACGCCCTTCGCCCACGAATGGCACCTGAAGGACGAACTGATCCCGATCGAGCTGGTGGAGGAACTGGGCGAACTGGGCGTCTTCGGCCTGACCATCCCCGAGGAATATGGCGGCTCCGGCATGGGCAAGACCGCCATGTGCGTGGTGTCCGAGGAGCTCTCACGGGCCTGGATCGGCGTCGGGTCGCTCGCCACCCGCTCGGAGATCGCCGGCGAGCTGATCCTGACCGGCGGCACCGACGCCCAGAAGGAATACTGGCTGCCCAAGATCGCCAGCGCCGAGATCCTGCCGACCGCCGTCTTCACCGAGCCGAACACGGGCAGCGACCTCGGCTCCCTGCGAACCCGCGCCGAGCTGAAGGGCGACCAGTACGTGGTGACCGGGAACAAGACCTGGATCACCCACGCCGCCCGCGCCGACGTCATGACCCTGCTGGTCCGCACCGAGCCGGGCACCACCGACTATCGCGGCCTGTCGATGCTGCTGGCCCCCAAGCCGCGCGGGACCGACGAAGCCCCCTTCCCAGCCGAAGGCATGAGCGGGGGCGAGATCCAGGTGATCGGCTATCGCGGCATGAAGGAGTACGAGCTGGGTTTCGACGGCTTCACCGTGCCGGCCGAAAACCTGCTGGGCGGTGTCCCGGGCCAGGGCTTCAAGCAGCTGATGGCCACCTTCGAGAGCGCCCGCATCCAGACCGCGGCCCGCGCCGTCGGCGTCGCTCAGGCGGCGCTGGAGACCGGCCTTGGCTATGCGCTCGATCGCCAGCAGTTCGGCCAGGCGATCTTCGAGTTCCCGCGCGTGGCCAACAAACTGGCGATGATGGCGGCCGAGATCATGGGCGTGCGCCAGCTGACCTACTACGCCGCCCGCCAGAAGGACGAGGGCAAGCGCTGCGACCTCGAGGCCGGCATGGCCAAGCTGATCGCCGCCCGCGTCGCCTGGGCCGCCGCCGACAACGCCCTGCAGATCCACGGCGGCAACGGCTTCGCCATGGAATACGCCGCCAGCCGCCTGCTGGCCGACGCCCGGATTCTCAACATTTTCGAAGGCGCTGGCGAGATCCAGGCCCAGGTGATCGCGCGGAGGCTGCTGGACGGCGGGAACTAGCAGCGCCCCTCTTGTCCGCCGCCGGAGCATCAGCATAGCCTCGCGCCTCCCTTCCCGAGGACGCCCCATGCTGACCACAACCCGCCGCTCCGCCCTCGTCTCGGCGTTCGCGACCACGGGCCTGGCGGCGTTCGGGAGTCGGGCGCTTGCCCAGGAGACCGGCGCCGTCGCCGCCGCCGTCGACCGCTACGCCCAGGAGGTCATGGCCGCCTTCGACCAGCCGGGCCTGGGGATCACCGTCGTCGAGAACGGCAAGGTCACCCTGGCCAAGGGCTATGGCGTCAAGACGCTGGGAACCCAGGACCGCTGCGACGAGAACACGATCTTCGGCATCGCCTCGAACACCAAGGCCATGACCGCCGCCCTGATCGGCATGCTGGTCGAGGAAGGACGCCTGGCCTGGGACGATCCGGTCACCAAGCACCTGCCCGACTTCGCGATGAGCGATCCGATCGTCACCAAGCTGATGACGGTGCGCGACCTCCTGGTCCATCGCAGCGGCCTGACCCTGGGGGCCGGCGACCTGATGCTATGGCCCGCCCCGACCCACACCCGCGCCGACATCGTCGCGGGTCTCAAATACCTGCCGATCGGCGGCCAGTTCCGGGGCGGCTACGCCTATGACAACGTCCTCTACGTCGCCGCCGGGGCGGTGATCGAGGCGGTCAGCGGCAAGAGCTGGGAGGAGATGATCAAGACGCGGATCTTCGATCCGCTGGGCATGACCAGCACCGTTTCCAGCCCGGCGCTGGTCGACAGGTCTCGCCGCGCTTCGCCGCACGCGCGCCTGGGTCCGCCGACCCGTGGTCTGGGGCCCCAGACCGTGCTGCCGTTCGACGCCAGCTTCGACGCGGCCGCGCCCGCCGGCGGGACCAATTCGACGCCGAAGGACATCGCCCGCTGGATGCTCGTCCAGCTGGGCCTGGGCATGCTGCCCAACGGCAAACGGCTCTGGAGCGAGCCGACCGCGCGCGAGATGTGGAGGCCGCACACCATCACCAGCTGGTCGGAGGGCCCCACGGACGAGAATCCGGTGCGTCCCTCCATGCAGGCCTATGGGCTGGGCTGGTTCGTGCAGGACCACCGCGGCGAGCGCCTGCTGTGGCATACGGGCGGCCTGGCCGGCTTCATCTCCTATACGGGGCTGCTGCCTGGCCGGAAGTCGGGGATCATGATCATGACCAACGCCGAGGAGACGCCCGTGCTGCGGTCCTTGCGCTATGGCGGACCCGACCGCCTGCAGGGCCGCACCGACTACGACTGGATCGCCTCCAGCAAGCGTGTCCAGGCCGAGACCGAAGCCCAGACCCTGAAGGATCTCGCCAGGGCCACCACGCCGACCAGCGGCGGCGCCAAGCCGAGCCTGCCGCTTGAGGCCTATGCGGGCGTCTATCGCGATCCCTGGTACGGCACGGTGACGATCAGCGTCGCCCGCCCCCCCGGAAAGAAGGCCGGCAAGGCCAAGGGCCTGCACGTTTCATTCGACAAGACGCCCGCCCTGCGCGGCAAGCTCGAGCCGTTCGACGGCGAGATGTTCAAGACGACCTTCGACGACCGCACCCAGGAGGACGCCTTCTTCACCTTCGACCTGAAGGACGGCCGCGTGGTGTCGGCCCTGGTCAAGGCGGTCTCGCCGCTGGCCGACTTCAGCTACGACTACCAGGACCTGCGGCTGACAAGGGTGTCTTGAGGACCCGCTTCAGCGCGGCTTCCAGCCCTCGGCGATCATGGCGATCTGCTTGTCCATGACCGACGACATGCGTTCGGCGGGCAGCTCGCCGCCCGCCGCGGCCGCCATGCGGTAGTTCCAGGCGTAGGCCGCCTTCAGCGTGTCGACGATCAGCGGCAGGTCGAGATCCTCGCGCACCTCGCCCCGCTGGACGCCGTCCCGCAGCACGTCGAGCAGCATCTCCGTCAGGCGCGGATTGCGGCCGTACGGCGTCACGCCGACATCGTTGCTGGGATTGTACGAGGCGGCGATGTGCGCCAGGAACAGCTTCACCCGCCGCGTCTCGAACGCGTAGTGGATGGCGAAGATCGAGCACAGCTTGTCCGCCGTGCCGCCCCGCAGAAATGGGACCACCCGGTCGAACTCCGCGTAGAGTTCGCCCAGTCTGTGGTCCATCACATGACTCAGCACCTCCGCCTTGGAGGCGAAGGTGGTGAACACGCTGCCGACCGAGACCCCCGCCCGCTCCGCGATGGCGCGGATGGTGGTCTCGTCGTATCCGATCTCATTGAACAGGTCGCGCGCCGCGTCGAGAACCTTCTCGCGCGTCGCGGCCTTCTGTTCGTCCCTTACGCCCACGCACGTCCCCCTCGAACACGCCAGCGTCATGATTGACTTCGAAGACGGCCCCATCCCCCCCGGAACGGGATCGTCGATCGCTAGAGTCCGCCCCTTTGTGATGGAAACACCACAAAGGAATAACCTGGCTCTATCCCAAATACTTAGAGCGTTGCGGAGGCCGAAAACGCTACCGTTTTCGGCTTCCGCGAGCCCTAGGCGCGAGCGCCCGCGAGAATGATCTTCAGTTGATTCGAGAGACGCTCCAGAAGAGCATCGACCGACCAACCGTCATAAACCGCGCGACGATAGTTGGCGAGATACACGTCCCAGATGATTTCCGCCAAGAGCTTGGCGTCAACATCGGCCTTGAGCTGCTTTTGCTCGACGCCGCGCTGCAGCGCCTCGTCGATCAACTGGAAGAGATGCTTGAGTTCGGTGCGCGCGCGACGCTCGGCGGCTTCCGAACGGGTCCAGGAGACCGCGATGCTGGCGCGCAGCAGCGGCAATTGCTCGACATGGAAGCTGTAGGCGACGCCGAACAGACCCATCAGCGCCTCGTCCACCGTCTTGGCGGTGCGGGCGGCCTGGTTCATCTGGGCGTGGATGACTTCGTGGTCGGCGGTCAGGATCTCTTCGAACAGCTCCGACTTGTCGGCGAAGCTGGCGAAGACGGCGCCGGTCGACATGCCAGCGGCCTGGGCGATGTCACGGATGGTCGCGCCCTCATAGCCACGCTCGCTGAACAGGCGGCGCGCGGCGGCCAGGACGCGTTCGCGCGTGCGCTGCTTGGCCAGCGCGCGGCGGGTCAGTTTCACCGGGGCCTCGAGGCCCTGATCGATATTGACGGATACGAAGCTCATGCGGCGGCCTCCAGGCGGGCGAGAGCGGCTTCCGCCCGCTTCTCGAATTCGGTGCAATATTCATCGACGACGTTCTGAAGAACGTCGGCGTAACGGCGGGCCAGCTGGCGGCCGTCCTGCGCGGCGTCGCGCAGATCGGTGATCAGCTGGCGAACTTCGGCTAGGGCCTCTTCACGCTCGAAAGCGGAAGACTCGGCGAGGTCCACAGAGCGGGCGCTCTGAGCCATGCGGTCATCTCCTACCCCCGCTGGGGTCAGTGAAAGCGTTGCACGATCCGCGGTGGGGGAGGTTGATCGTGTTCAACGAACGCAGACTACTAAATAGGAAGCGCGGGCATTAACGCCAGCAGAACGCGTTTGCAACTGCGAAATCAGTGTCCAGACGCGTAAGTAAACGCGCTCAACCTAGGTATGTGAACGTTACCATTGCGTCACTGCGACATTTTGCCCGCCGAACGGGTTCGCCGAACAGATTCAACAGACGGTGGTTTACGCGATCGACCACCGCTATGGCGCGCGGCGTCGCGAGCCCTTATTCTGAGACCATGTCCCACCTGTTCGACTTTCTCGTCCCAGCCGCCCTTCTGGCGGTGCTGATCGCCCTGGGCGCGGGCCTTTACGCGCTGTTCCGCGGGGGCGACTTCGGGCGCTCGTACTCCAACAAGCTGATGCGGCTGCGGGTGCTCCTGCAGTTCATCGCCATCATCGTCCTGGTCGCCGCCGCGTTCTGGTGGCGGAAGGGCGCTTGAGGCTCGCTCGCTAGATAACGCCACTCAGGGAACGAGAGTCCGCGACGGATGGTCACGCTGAACCGCATCTACACGCGCACCGGCGACGCCGGCTCGACGCGCCTGGCGACGGGAGCGCCGGTCAGCAAGGCTTCGCAACGGGTCGAGGCCTACGGCGGCGTGGATGAGACCAACGCCGCGATCGGACAGGCGCGACAGCATACCGCAGGCGATCCGGTGCTCGACGCCATCCTCGAGCGCGTCCAGAACGACCTCTTTGACCTGGGCGCCGACCTCGCCACGCCCGAGCAGCACGAAAAGCCGGAATGGGAGCCGCTGCGCATCCTCGACAGCCAGGTCGAGCGGCTGGAGGGCGAGATCGATCTTCTGAACGCCGAGCTCTCGCCGCTGACCTCGTTCGTCCTGCCGGCCGGCTCGCCAGCCGCCGCCGCCCTGCATGTGGCCCGCACCGTCTGCCGGCGCGCCGAGCGCAGCTGCGTGGCGCTGATGACCATAGAGGGCGAAATCGTCGGAGCGCCCGCGATCAAGTACCTGAACCGGCTGTCGGACCTGCTGTTCGTCGCGGCCCGTTGGGCCAACGACAAGGGCAAGGCGGACGTGCTGTGGAAGCCGGGCGCGACGCGGTAGGGCGGACTATTTCTTGGGCTGGGCCGCCGGAGCCGTCGTCGGCGCGGCCGCCGCCTCGCCATTGATCGGCGGGGTGTTGGGCGGGCGGCGGGTCAGGGTCTCGATCGGATAGACCGTGGCGCACTTCATCCACTTGCCGGCCCAGGCGCCGCCGCGGTCCTCGCAACGCTGCTTCGGCCAGACCCACAGGCCGTGATAGGCCAGGACGCTGGCGCTGGAGAGCAGGAACAGGCCCAGGAAGATGTACTTCAGGCGGGTGAAGGTCTTGTTCATGGCCGGCCCCTTAGCGCCTTTCCGTCCTTAAGGGAATGAGCCGCGCGCCCTCCCGCGTACACGAGCGCGCGCAATGCCTACGATCGTTTGAACCCGCGCAGCAATAACGCATTACGCTTACGCCAAGGGAAACTTGCATTGCGGCGCACAAGCGCTAAGTCGATTGGCAAGCAGGAGAAAACGCAAAACCTGGAGGCGGTGAAAACCGATGAAGGTCCTAGTCCCGGTCAAGCGGGTGATCGATTACAACGTGAAGGCCCGCGTGAAGGCGGACCAGACGGGTGTCGACCTCGCCAACGTCAAGATGTCGATGAATCCGTTCTGCGAGATCGCGGTCGAAGAAGCCGTGCGTCTCAAGGAAAAAGGCGTGGCGACCGAGGTCGTCATCGTCAGCATCGGCCCCGCCCAAGCCCAGGAGACGATCCGCACGGCGCTCGCCATGGGCGGCGATCGCGGGATCCTGATCACCTCGGACGCCGACCTCGAGCCGCTGGCCGTGGCCAAGCTTCTGGCCGCCGTGGTCGCCGAGGAGAACCCCAACCTCGTCGTGATGGGCAAGCAGGCGATCGACGGCGACAACAACGCCGTCGGCCAGATGCTGTCGGCCCTGCTGGGCTGGCCGCAGGCCACCTACGCTTCGGCCCTCGAAGTGTCGGGCTCGACCGCCAAGGTCACCCGTGAAGTCGACGGCGGCCTCCAGACCCTGGACGTCGACCTGCCGGCCGTGGTCACCGCCGACCTGCGCCTGAACGAGCCGCGCTATGCGTCTCTGCCCAACATCATGAAGGCCAAGAAGAAGGAAATCGCGAGCAAGACGGTCGCCGACTACGGCGTCGACGTCGCGCCGCG encodes:
- a CDS encoding electron transfer flavoprotein subunit beta/FixA family protein, whose product is MKVLVPVKRVIDYNVKARVKADQTGVDLANVKMSMNPFCEIAVEEAVRLKEKGVATEVVIVSIGPAQAQETIRTALAMGGDRGILITSDADLEPLAVAKLLAAVVAEENPNLVVMGKQAIDGDNNAVGQMLSALLGWPQATYASALEVSGSTAKVTREVDGGLQTLDVDLPAVVTADLRLNEPRYASLPNIMKAKKKEIASKTVADYGVDVAPRLKVLKVTEPAKRSAGVKVETAADLVSKLNTAGVL